In the genome of Flavobacterium panacagri, one region contains:
- the rplJ gene encoding 50S ribosomal protein L10, with protein sequence MTREEKSIAIENLTAQLAGTNIIYVSDISGLNAETTSNLRRACFKAGIKLEVVKNTLLAKAMEASANDYGDLPTVLSGNSAIFISDVANAPGKIIKDFRKKSDKPVLKGAYINSEIYIGDNQLDALATIKSKEELLGELIGLLQSPAQRIISALQNKFAGSEEGAE encoded by the coding sequence ATGACTAGAGAAGAAAAATCAATCGCGATTGAAAATTTAACTGCGCAGTTAGCTGGTACAAATATCATTTATGTATCTGATATTTCTGGTTTAAACGCAGAGACAACTTCAAACTTACGTAGAGCTTGTTTTAAAGCAGGTATCAAATTAGAAGTTGTAAAGAACACTTTGCTTGCAAAAGCAATGGAAGCTTCTGCTAATGATTATGGTGATTTACCTACTGTTTTAAGTGGTAACAGTGCTATTTTTATTTCTGATGTTGCAAATGCACCTGGAAAAATTATCAAAGATTTCCGTAAGAAATCAGATAAACCTGTTTTAAAAGGAGCATACATCAATTCTGAGATTTACATTGGGGATAACCAATTAGATGCATTAGCAACTATTAAATCTAAAGAAGAGTTACTTGGAGAACTTATTGGATTATTACAATCTCCAGCTCAAAGAATTATTTCTGCTTTACAAAACAAATTCGCAGGAAGCGAAGAAGGAGCAGAGTAA
- the rplL gene encoding 50S ribosomal protein L7/L12: MADLKQFAEQLVNLTVKEVNELATILKDEYGIEPAAAAVVVAAGGGEGAAEEAQTEFTVVLKEAGASKLAVVKLVKELTGLGLKEAKDVVDGAPSNVKEGVSKEEAEGLKKALEEAGAVVELK, from the coding sequence ATGGCAGATTTGAAACAATTCGCAGAACAATTAGTTAACTTAACAGTTAAAGAAGTTAACGAATTAGCAACAATATTAAAAGATGAGTATGGTATCGAGCCTGCTGCTGCAGCTGTAGTAGTTGCTGCTGGTGGTGGTGAAGGTGCTGCTGAAGAAGCTCAAACTGAATTTACAGTTGTATTAAAAGAAGCTGGTGCTTCTAAATTAGCAGTTGTGAAATTAGTAAAAGAACTTACTGGTTTAGGTCTTAAAGAAGCTAAAGACGTAGTTGACGGTGCTCCAAGCAACGTTAAAGAAGGTGTTTCTAAAGAAGAGGCTGAAGGTCTTAAGAAAGCTTTAGAAGAGGCTGGAGCTGTAGTTGAGCTTAAATAA